The segment ATAAGGAAAAGAAAAGGGCAAAGAAGGACCAGGAGAAGAAGGCCAAAGAAAAGGACGGAAAAAAGAAATCCGAGAAAAAGGCCTCTGCGAAAGGACCGGAGCAGAGCGGAGAGTAAAGCGTGAAAGGCCGGAGTCATGATGAGGAAAAGGAATAATATGAGAAAAGTAAACAGCAGGGAACAGAGACGGGAGCTTTTCAGGGCTCCGGCCGTGTCCGGGGCGCTTCTGTCTGCAGTGCTTCTGCCTGCAGCTGTACTGTCGGCTGCAGCCTTGCTGCAGGCGGGATGTTCAGCCCTTCCGGTACCGGTAAGGTCTTCTCTGCCAGAGGTACAGGAAAAGGAGAGGGCCGTGAGGGCGTTTGCCGCGGGCCCGGGAACACAGGCCTATCCAGGAGGAGACCCTTACAATGAGTATCAGTGGGGATTCCTGAACAATGGCCTGTTTCGTCTGACTGACAAAAACAGCGGGGAGGGAGCCGCGTTTCAGAATCTGACCTCCCGGACAGGCGGGCCTGCCTACGGGCCTGAGGTGGACAGCCGGGGAACTACCTTTGCCAAAGCAGGGATGGATATCAACCTGACTCCTGCCAGAGCTGCCTATGATGCCGTGGAGGGGAAAACCGAAACGGTTGTGGCTGTTATCGACACGGGAATTCAGACGGATCATGAGGAGCTGTCCGGCGGAATCTGGACAAATGCAGATGAGACCCCCGGAGACGGGACAGACAATGACGGAAACGGCTATGTGGACGATGTGAACGGATGGAACTTCTATGCCGGAAATAATCAGCTCTATTCAGGCAGGGAGGATAACCACGGAACTCACTCGGCCGGAACCATTGCTGCGGCTAAAAACGGGAGAGGGATCACCGGCATCTGCGATCCTGCCTATGTGAAGATTATGCCAATCAAAGTCCTGGGAACGGAAGAGGGGATTGGGACGCCGGAACATGTGGCTCAGGCCATACGCTACGCAGAGGCCAACGGGGCATCTATCTGCAATCTGAGCTTCGGCACAGCCAGATTTAATCAGGAGCTCTATGACACTATGAAAAATTCCGGCATGCTCTTCGTGGTTGCCGCCGGAAACGGCGACAGAAGCGGAAACGGTATCAATATTGATGAGTCTCCGGTGTACCCGGCGGCCTTTGACCTGGACAATGTGATCTCCGTGGCCAGCATGAGGCTGGACGGAAACCTGGATCCCAGCTCCAACTACGGCCCGGCAGGCGTTGACCTGGCAGCTCCGGGAAAGTATATTCTCAGCACGATCTCCGGAAACCAGTACGCCTACATGAGCGGAACCTCCATGGCAGCTCCCATGGTGACGGGAGTTGCTGCCATGATAAAATCTGCTTACCCGGATACAGATGCGGGAAGACTTCGCCAGCTCATCCTCTCCTCTGTAAAGGAGAACAGCGCTATGGATGGAAAGACGGCCACAGGCGGAATGCTGGATGCCGGGAAAGCCATGGAGCTGGCCGGAGGGGCATAGGGCTGAAACCCGGATGGAGCAGAAAGATAAAAGACGGGGAACGGAGAGATGGAGGGCTGAAATGACAGGCGCCGAGAGGAGACAGACAGAAAAGCCAGATGCAGGAAGCCATAAAACTGCAGAGATTGTCCTGAGCGCATTTCTGCCCCTGCTGTTCTACGGGCTTGCAGCGGAGACGGCACTGATTGTTCTGGAAGCTGTTTGGCGTATGTCAGGTATTTGGGCTTCTGCCGGGGAGGCGGGAGCGGCTGTGTTTCTGACTGAGGTTCTTCCCCAGGCTGCAAGCGGCATGGGGGCGGCTGTCATAATTTTCTGGTACTGGCCGAGGCCTGGAAATATCAGGATGGAGCAGGAGGGAGGCGGCCGGTTTGGAGGACCGCAGAGCAAGGGAAAATGGGTGAGAGCTGCCTGGAAGCTTCCCGCCGCAGGTGTCTGCTACTGTATTGGGATGAGCGGACTCATCTGCCTTTCCGCAGCTGCCCTGGTGCCGGCAGAGATTTCTGAATCTGCGCTGGCACAGACGGCTGTGAGCGCCGCGGAGCCGGCAGTTTCCCGGGCGGGCGGCGCGGCGGCTGCAGCTCTGACTTTCCTCTGTACTGGCTTTTTGATCCCGTTTGCCGAGGAGGTCCTGTTCCGGGGCCTGATGTATAAAAGGCTCAGAAGGAGGTTTGGCGTCTGGGCCTGCGCTCTGACAACGGCTGCTGTATTCGGGATCTATCACGGAAATGTACAGCAGGGGATTTATGCGGGGCTCATGGGACTTTTTCTCGCATTCCTTACAGAGCGCTTTCACACAGTGACAGCCGCTGCCTCTGTTCACATAGCGGCGAATCTGACAGCGCTGACCCTGGATGCGGCCGCCTTCGGCACGTGGATGGAGTCAGGACGCCTGAGCGCATGGGGGCTTACGCTCACTGCTCTGGCTGCGTGGACATATCTTATCTGCCGGCTGTATGCAGAAACGAAAGCACTGTGACCGAGTATAAGGATATAATGAGCGCAAGCGAGCGGCGAATGACGATCACAGGCTGTGCTTTTGATATATTGGAAGGCAGCGGGGAAGACCGGCAGAAACAAAGCGGAACAGGAAAAGGGAAAACAGAGGAGACAGAGAAGACAAAGGAGACAGAACAGGATGAAAGAGAACATCTGGTTCGGGAACAGGAAAACGATGGGACAGGCAGACAGGAGGGATGCCCTTGACAGAAAAGAAATTTTACAATAAGGTGTGCTTTGCGGCCTTTCTGTTCAGCCTTATGGTGGTGATGATTCACAGCTATAATGCAGATATGTTTCTGACGCTTCCGGCTGAGGGCGGGGCTGCAGAAGTGGTCTGGCAGTTCCAGCACATTCTGGCAGACGTTCTGGGGCCGGTGGCAGTGCCCGGCTTTTTCATGCTGTCTGCCTACCAGTTTTACAGGAAGTGTTCCTATAAAGATATAGGGCCCAAGATGGAGCGGAGGATACGGACGGTTCTGCTTCCCTACCTGCTCTGGAATTTCCTCTACTACCTGGGCTATGCGGCAGCCGGACGTATCCCGTATCTGGCCGGGATTTCAGACAAGACAGCGGTGGAGTTCAGCATTCCGGCTATGGCAGATGCGGTGCTTCATTTTACCTATAATCCGGTGTTCTGGTATATGTACCAGCTTATTTTCCTGATCGCTCTCTCGCCGCTTCTGTATCCCCTCTTGAAAAACAGGGTTTCCGGTATTGTTGTGATTGCGGCGGAGCTGTACTGCATCAAAAATCTGATCCAGATACCGATTGTCAATATGGACGCCCTCTTTTACTACAGCGCAGCCGCCTACGGAGCGCTCCATGCAGAAGATTTTCTGGAGGAACGGCGGCTGCAGGGCAGGAAGGGGACGGCTGTCAGAGCCGCCGCTGCAGTGCTCGGAACCGTGCTTGCAGTTTACTTTTACCAGGGCATCACAGTCAGGCATTCCGTGTTTGAGACAGTTCTCTACCGATTTACCGTGCCTGTTACCCTCTGGATGGCGGTGCCGGGAATGAGGCTGCCGGACGCCAGGGAGTGGATGAAGTACGGATTTTTTCTCTATACTATCCACTTTATACTGGCGAGGGGAATCAACAAGCTGGGAGCAGCTCTCCTTCCCCACTCCGCCCTCACGGCCCTGCTTCTCTACCTGGCGATTCCGGTTATCTGTGTGATTCTGGCCTGGAAGCTGGGAGAGTTCCTGAGAAAATATGCAGGGCCTCTGTGGAGGGTAATCAGTGGGGGAAGATGAGAAAACAGGCGGCAGCCTAGTTTTTGCTCTCCCACCTGCCGGAGGCTCCGCAGGGGAGAACCAGTCCGCTCTCTGTTACCGGGAGGCCGATTTCCTCAGAGCGCACCGTTCCGCCGAACTTCGGAACCAGCTCTGTGGAAAGCATGTAGGTGAGGACAGACGGAGCCAGCCCTGTTGTGTAGGAGTTAATCAGATAGAACAGAGGCTGATCCGACAGAAGTTTGGCGCAGAGCTGCACAAAGGGGTGGATGGAATCCTCAATTTTCCAGATCTCTCCCTTAGGTCCTCTTCCGTAGGACGGAGGATCCATGATAATTCCGTCGTAGTGATTGCCGCGCCTGATTTCCCTCTCCACAAATTTGACGCAGTCGTCAACGATCCAGCGGATGGGGGCATCGGCAAGATCGGAGGAACGGGCATTTTCCTTGGCCCAGGCTACCATTCCCTTGGAGGCATCCACGTGAGTGACATGGGCGCCTGCCTTGGCGGCCGCCAGGGTTGCGCCTCCGGTGTAGGCAAACAGGTTGAGAACCTTTACAGGTCTTCCGGCCTTTCGTATCTTCTCTCCAAACCAGTCCCAGTTCGTGGCCTGCTCCGGAAACAGGCCGGTATGCTTGAAGCT is part of the Clostridium sp. M62/1 genome and harbors:
- a CDS encoding S8 family peptidase; its protein translation is MRKVNSREQRRELFRAPAVSGALLSAVLLPAAVLSAAALLQAGCSALPVPVRSSLPEVQEKERAVRAFAAGPGTQAYPGGDPYNEYQWGFLNNGLFRLTDKNSGEGAAFQNLTSRTGGPAYGPEVDSRGTTFAKAGMDINLTPARAAYDAVEGKTETVVAVIDTGIQTDHEELSGGIWTNADETPGDGTDNDGNGYVDDVNGWNFYAGNNQLYSGREDNHGTHSAGTIAAAKNGRGITGICDPAYVKIMPIKVLGTEEGIGTPEHVAQAIRYAEANGASICNLSFGTARFNQELYDTMKNSGMLFVVAAGNGDRSGNGINIDESPVYPAAFDLDNVISVASMRLDGNLDPSSNYGPAGVDLAAPGKYILSTISGNQYAYMSGTSMAAPMVTGVAAMIKSAYPDTDAGRLRQLILSSVKENSAMDGKTATGGMLDAGKAMELAGGA
- a CDS encoding acyltransferase family protein — protein: MTEKKFYNKVCFAAFLFSLMVVMIHSYNADMFLTLPAEGGAAEVVWQFQHILADVLGPVAVPGFFMLSAYQFYRKCSYKDIGPKMERRIRTVLLPYLLWNFLYYLGYAAAGRIPYLAGISDKTAVEFSIPAMADAVLHFTYNPVFWYMYQLIFLIALSPLLYPLLKNRVSGIVVIAAELYCIKNLIQIPIVNMDALFYYSAAAYGALHAEDFLEERRLQGRKGTAVRAAAAVLGTVLAVYFYQGITVRHSVFETVLYRFTVPVTLWMAVPGMRLPDAREWMKYGFFLYTIHFILARGINKLGAALLPHSALTALLLYLAIPVICVILAWKLGEFLRKYAGPLWRVISGGR
- a CDS encoding class I SAM-dependent methyltransferase produces the protein MWIADGWKDYEVIDCSKGEKLERWGRYLLVRPDPQVIWDTPKRHKGWKRMNGHYHRSSRGGGEWEFFDLPEQWTIRYRELTFNLKPFSFKHTGLFPEQATNWDWFGEKIRKAGRPVKVLNLFAYTGGATLAAAKAGAHVTHVDASKGMVAWAKENARSSDLADAPIRWIVDDCVKFVEREIRRGNHYDGIIMDPPSYGRGPKGEIWKIEDSIHPFVQLCAKLLSDQPLFYLINSYTTGLAPSVLTYMLSTELVPKFGGTVRSEEIGLPVTESGLVLPCGASGRWESKN
- a CDS encoding CPBP family intramembrane glutamic endopeptidase; protein product: MERRPQAECWMPGKPWSWPEGHRAETRMEQKDKRRGTERWRAEMTGAERRQTEKPDAGSHKTAEIVLSAFLPLLFYGLAAETALIVLEAVWRMSGIWASAGEAGAAVFLTEVLPQAASGMGAAVIIFWYWPRPGNIRMEQEGGGRFGGPQSKGKWVRAAWKLPAAGVCYCIGMSGLICLSAAALVPAEISESALAQTAVSAAEPAVSRAGGAAAAALTFLCTGFLIPFAEEVLFRGLMYKRLRRRFGVWACALTTAAVFGIYHGNVQQGIYAGLMGLFLAFLTERFHTVTAAASVHIAANLTALTLDAAAFGTWMESGRLSAWGLTLTALAAWTYLICRLYAETKAL